The Hyphomicrobium sp. MC1 genome window below encodes:
- a CDS encoding ABC transporter ATP-binding protein has translation MTTIIRVADLSKTYASGFTALKDINLEIKQGEIFALLGPNGAGKTTLISTICGIVNPSAGKITVDGKDIVTDYRAVRAMIGLVPQELSTDMFETPWATVNFSRGLFGKPRNPALVEKVLRDLSLWDKKDARIMTLSGGMKRRLLIAKALAHEPRILFLDEPTAGVDVELRREMWNIVRELRATGVTIILTTHYIEEAEEMADRVGVIAKGQIILVEEKNELMRKLGKKQLKLQLSAPVDVIPETLGAYGLQFGADKSELIYTYDTRAERTGITALLNDMRAAGITFKDLSTTQSSLEDIFVDLVKEKR, from the coding sequence ATGACAACGATCATTCGCGTTGCCGATCTCTCGAAAACCTACGCCTCCGGCTTCACGGCCCTGAAAGATATCAATCTTGAGATCAAGCAGGGCGAGATCTTCGCTCTGCTCGGTCCAAACGGCGCGGGCAAGACGACGCTGATCAGCACGATCTGCGGCATCGTCAATCCTTCAGCCGGAAAGATCACCGTAGATGGCAAGGATATCGTCACAGACTATCGCGCCGTTCGCGCGATGATCGGCCTCGTGCCGCAGGAACTCTCGACCGACATGTTCGAGACGCCGTGGGCGACCGTCAATTTCAGCCGCGGACTGTTCGGCAAGCCACGCAATCCGGCGCTCGTCGAAAAGGTGCTGCGCGATCTTTCGCTGTGGGACAAGAAGGACGCGCGCATCATGACGCTTTCCGGCGGCATGAAGCGGCGTTTGCTCATCGCGAAAGCGTTGGCGCATGAACCGCGCATTCTTTTTCTCGATGAGCCGACGGCCGGCGTCGACGTCGAACTTCGCCGCGAAATGTGGAACATCGTCCGAGAGCTGCGCGCAACGGGCGTCACCATTATCCTGACGACGCACTACATCGAAGAAGCCGAGGAGATGGCTGACCGCGTCGGCGTCATCGCCAAGGGGCAGATCATTCTTGTCGAAGAAAAGAACGAGCTGATGCGCAAGCTCGGCAAGAAGCAGCTTAAGTTACAGCTGTCCGCTCCCGTCGACGTTATTCCGGAAACGCTCGGTGCATATGGCCTGCAGTTCGGCGCCGACAAGAGCGAGCTGATCTACACCTACGACACACGCGCTGAGCGTACCGGCATCACTGCGCTGCTGAACGACATGCGCGCGGCCGGCATCACGTTCAAGGATCTGTCGACGACGCAAAGTTCGCTGGAAGATATTTTCGTCGATCTCGTGAAGGAAAAGCGATGA